DNA from Clostridiales bacterium:
TGGTCCGGTATATTTATAACCTGTCCGGGGTAAATAAGCGAAGGATTTTTTATTTGGGGATTTGCCGCGATCAATTCCGATGTTCCAACCTGATATTTAACTGCTATCTTCCATAGTGTATCTCCCCATACAACACTATATTTGCCGGCTGATGCAAAAGCAACCGGGCTTTTTATAATAAATACGGCTGCAACTGCCGCTACAAACAGCAATATTTTTTTCGGATATTTCATAACATGCACCTCCCCTATTTATTATTTCTGTTTATGTGAAATAAATGCATCCTTAACTCCGCCTCGATTAGCCAGCCTTCAGTTAGTGCATGCTTTTTTGTATGGAGAATATTATGGAAAGGCTTATCGAGAAGATAACACCGGAAATTGATTAATTAAAATCACTAATTGTGATAAAATAATATTGTTCAAATAAAAAATGGAAGGTGTATTTTATGGAAAAGGAAATAACAGGTAAATACGTGATATCCGGGGATACTATCATAAGTACGGATGAGTTTGACTTCAATCTTACAAAAAAAGTCCCCGGAGTATACGAAGTCATAAGGATTATCGATGGCGTCCCGCTATTTTTTGAAAAACACATGGATAGGTTTGCATCATCCGCCAAGCTCTTAGGCTTTGATCTTAAAATATCGGATAGCTCCATCTTATCCGCAATCGATAGATTAGTAGACAAAAATAGCACCCCGACAGGAAATATAAAGATTGTAATAAACGACCTTGAAAAACATTCGAGGAAAATTTATGCATTTTTTATAAAGCACAGATATCCGACACCTGATGAAATATCAGAAGGAGTACCTGTGATATTGTTTAACGCTGAAAGAAACAATCCAAATGCAAAGTCGACGGATCTTTCTATACGAAATAAGATAAATGAAGCCATAAAGGCTAACAATGCATATGAGGCTCTGTTAGTGGACAGAAATAACGAGATTACGGAAGGAAGCAAATCGAACGTCTTTTTTTTAAAGGCAAACAAGATATTTACGACGCCTGTCGAAACTGTGCTTCCTGGAATAACAAGAGAATATGTAATCGATATATGCAAAAATCTGAAACTTGATCTTTCGGAGTCCGCTTTAAGGGTCTGCGATATAATGGAAATGGATGGACTGTTTTTGACGGGGACATCGCCGCAAGTTCTCCCGATATCCCGCGTTAATAATACATCCTTTGGATCAGCCAAAAGTGAGATAATAAAAAATATCAGAATACATTATGAAAGAATAGTAAATGAATATATAAGCTCCTTCAATCGCCGTTAAATTTAAAAGAGGTAAAAAAATAACCGGTTTCCCGGTTATTTTTTTACCTCTTTTAAAGCATCGATAACATCGTCTATGTACTCTAATGGTATGGACAGGCCTTTCCTTGTCGGCGCAGGCTCTCCCTCATCGTTTGTGTAAAACTTCCTTATATCCACATAACCTGTTCCGTTTTTTTCGACCCGCTTTATTATAAGATGGTTTTCCCTTCCCCTGATTGCAATATCCTTTATTTCCTCTTCGCTGTCCCAGAAACTATCGCTCATGCTAACAACTCCTCCCTCATTTTCGCAGAATATTTATAAAAATCACAGTTGATCGATGGAATATACTCCATCCTGACACATAAGCTTTCTTATGACTTCCTGCTTGTCTAAGTTCACAGGTAAATATAAATTTAAATATATTGTTATTAATTCTTTCCCATTTTCTTTGATTTCTATACTGTTTATATTTATTTTCATATCACCCAATGCTTTTCCTAATTTGCCAAGCTGACCGGGCACATTCGTCATCCGCATCTCTACTTCAAAGTATGGACTTCTCTTGGTAATCCTTTTTTCTATGCTTTTAACCAGATTTAAAGTCGCATAGGCAAGAAAAGCAACCAGGAGGCCAGGAAAATACGAACCGTTTCCGATCGCTATGCCGATGCAGGCAACAACCCACAGTCCTGCGGCCGTAGTAAGCCCTTTGATGGATGCGCCTTCCCTTATGATAGTCCCTGCACCTAGAAAACCTATCCCGCTTATGACCTGCGCTCCAAACCTGGCCGGATCAACATTCGTAATTCCCCTATATTGTTTGAATATTTCTATGTTAACTATCTGTACCAATGCGGAACCCATGCATACGAGTATGTTCGTCCGAAGCCCCGCAGGCATGTTTTTGTGTTCTCTTTCCAATCCGATTAAAGCACCTGCAAGGGCTGAAATTATTAATCTTAAAATAATGCCTAAGTAATCCAAAAAATCACTTCCATGCAAAAATAGTCATAAAAGGCCTGCAAAACGGCTTTAAATCGAATCGCCATGGGAATACCAACCTATTTTTGAATAATCAGTTTTGTGTTGCTCGGGATATTCGTATAAAACCACTTTGCATCATCTAAGCTAAGCCTTATGCAGCCATGGGAAGCAGGAGTACCCAACTTATCCGCCTCTTCCTTTATTATATTGCCATTTTTATCCATGGGAACCGAATGAAAAAGGAATGTTGTTCCAATAAATCCCACAAAATATTTTGCTCCTTCTTTATATTCCGATGAATAAAACCATTCACCGCGTTTCTTCCCATTGTCATCGATGGAAAAGCTGCCAACCGGCGTCTCACTGTCTTTTTTCCCCGGTATGCCTGTGGAACATACCATGGATTTTATAAGCTTGCCGTCTTTAAATACATAAACTTTTTGTTCGGATATATCCACCCTTACAAAATACCCTTTTTTAACTTCGGCTGCCTGCACAACATCCGTTTCTGTTTTGTCTTCTTTGGAATCATTATCTGACATCCGCGATTTTTCAGGAAGCGTTGTGCTGTCATTTCTCTCTTCAGTCTGTTCTTGGGAAGTCTTCTTTTCAGTATCCTCCGGCGTAACTTTTTTGACCGGACTGCATCCTGAAAAAATCAAAAGCGCTATCATAATAATTATCGCAAGTCCTTTTAACCTCATAATATTTGACTCCTTTGTACGCATAATTGTAAAATAATCGATTGCTTTTATATAGCTTTCCGCAAATCTATATACATGATAAGCTTTTCTGCAAATTTTTTTAAATATTTTTCATCCATTTCATCAAACCTTGAAAACCGCGGGCTGTCTATATCCAGAACTGCCATCACATATCCATTTGATATTATCGGAACGGCGATTTCGGAATTGGATGCATCGTCGCATGCTATATATCCGGGAAATTCATGCACATTTTCTACCAGAACCGATCTTTTTTCATATGCAGCAGTACCGCATACTCCCTTCCCGGGTTTTATGCGAGTACAAGCAGTCCTTCCCTGAAATGGCCCTAAAACAAGCTCCCCATCCTTAAGCAAATAAAAACCTGCCCAGTTTATATCATCAAGGTTTTGAAACAAAAGCGCTGATGCGTTGCAAAGATTGGCAAGCCAGTCGCTTTCGCTGGATAACAAACCCTCAAGCTTTACAAGCATAATCCTGTAAAAAGTATCTTTATCAGGTACATTGATTTTTTTACCGCCCCCCATAAGTTACACCTCACATCCTTGATTTACATTTAATTTTACCCTTTAGATACCGCAGCGTCAAGACTCTTTAGCCTTTCCTGCAATTCGTAATTTGAAATATGGCATAAATAGGATTATGTTATTTTGAGCAACGTTCGTAATATTCTTCAAATAATATTTATACACATACAAATTTTACTAATTTGAAATAATATCGATATGAATATATAATATAGATAGGTTTATTTTGAAATATAGCTGGAGGATAGGCGATATGTAACGACAAAATATCGGTATTATTTGTAATATATTTGAATTGCTGGTTTCGATAGGGGGATATTGTTTTGGATTTTAATGGCATTTCATTCGAAGACAGGCATTTATTCGATGGTTTTGAATATCTATGTTCCGATTATATTTTTTCTTATATTTATATGTATTCTGATCTTTATAAATTGAAATTATATCACGATGACAGGACCGTTATTATTTCTCAGTCCGTAAACAGTCCTGTTTTTTATGTGCCTCTCGGGGACACTGAGTACGGGGTCAAGCTTGTTGTCGACTATTGTAAGGCTCTTGGACTGGCTCCAATTTTCGTCAAAGTAACCGAGAAGTATTTTGAACTATTCGATGAATTCAAATTCAAACTTAAAGAGGACAGGAATTCATTCGATTACGTGTTTAAAAATTCGGACCTTGCATCCTACAAAGGTAAAAAATACAGAAAGCAGCGGAATAACCTTTCGAATTATTTGAGGACAGTAAGGGCAACGTACACCGATGACATTTATAATCATATAGATGAATGCAAAGCCTTTACATATAAGTTTTATAATAACAGGAAGGAAATATATAATCCCACTATTAAGATACTGGGCAGGGCCGTCGACTTGGGATGCAGGGGTGGGATTGTATGGGATGGGCCGAGTATCCAGGGTTATTGCATATATGAGAGTATCTCAAAGGATACCGCTTTATCCCACGTTGAGCTTACCGACAATACTGAAAGAGGCGTTCATTCATTTATGATAAAAAATGTGTCTTCGGATATCGATGAGGATTATATAAATAAGGAAGATGACATGGGTCTGCCAGGGCTGAGGCGTTTTAAAGAATCATACAGCCCGTGTTTTATGATCAAAAAATATATCGCATCAAAGTAAGCTTAAATATTATTATTTACAGCACATAAAAGAAGGTGAAAATGTGAGAAAAATATACCTCGACAATGCATCGACGAGTTATCCCAAGCCCCAATGTGTTATAGACACCATGGTCGACTTTATGAAAAATATAGGATGCAATCCGGGTCGGGGAGGATATGAAAAGTCAGTGGAATCCGACAGAATCGTATACGATGCAAGGAAAACCATAAATGACTTTTTTAACGGGCCTTCTTCAAAAAATGTTATATTTACACAAAACATAACGATGTCTTTGAACACTATAATGAAGGGCATGTTTAAGAAAAACTGGCATATCATAACGACATCCATGGAGCATAACAGCGTAATGCGGCCTTTGAGATCTCTTGAAAGGGAAAGGGATTTAAACGTAACTGTCATCAAATGCTCAAAGGAAGGGTTCCTGAACCCCGATGACATTAAAAATGCCATAACAAGATTTACCAGAGCTGTTGTCATGACACATGCTTCAAACATCACAGGCACAATACTTCCTGCCTATGAGGTGGGTAAAATATGCAGGGAAAACGGGCTTTATTTTATACTCGACTCGGCGCAGACAGCAGGTACGCTCGATATAGATTTCAAAAAATTCAACATAGACGCTTTAGCTTTCACCGGACATAAAAGCCTTTTGGGGCCTCCTGGCACAGGCGGTTTCATAATATCGGATTTTGCAAGCGAGATAACATCGTCCTTGATAGAAGGCGGCACCGGAAGTGAATCGGATATGGAAAACCAACCCGAAATATTGCCTGACAAATATGAAGGCGGCACGTTAAACACACCGGGGATCGCTTCCCTTAAATCAGGGATAGATTTTATAAAAAAGAAGACAATCGATAAAATACGCCGCCACGAGCAGAACCTTACGGATATTTTCTTAAATGGCCTGTCTTCAATAGATGGCATTACTGTTTATGGTCCTCGCAATCCCGCTTTGCAGACGGGAACAGTATCTATCAACATTAAAGATATGGACCCTTCTGAAGTTTCTTTTATACTCGACAGCAAATACGGCATAATGACAAGATCAGGTTTGCACTGCGCTCCATCGGCACATAAAACCATAGAAACGTTCCCCAAAGGTACGGTCAGGTTCAGCATAGGGTATTTCAACACAGAAGATGAGATCGGATATACCCTTGATGCCATAAGGGAAATATCGGATAAAAATTAAGCAGCAGGTTTTTTCCTGCTGCTTAATTTCACCGGTGCATGATAATAGATATGTCTGAAAGAACAGGTTTTTTATCTAGGATGTTGTCGGAACGTTTATCATGGTATCTCTTTCGACCTTTACTCTGACGCTTATACAATCTTTTTCAACCACGGATCTTATACATGAAAGCTGCGGGCAGCGAAGATTTGGCAGTTCAACCGAATCGACGCTCGTGTTTAACACCACAACCCTTGCACCTTTTACGGCGCCTTTTACCTTTACGCATAGCGCAAAGGGCGCTTCCACGGTTATAGCTCTTACATTGCTCAAGGTAATCCTTGAAATGTTGCCACTTAAAGGAGTTACCGACCTGTCACAGGTTTCAAACGGTATCTTTTTTATCAGCCGGCCGTTAATGAACACCTTGCCATTCGAAGCTACAAGCGCATCAAACACTATTCTTCTCTCTATCGAGTTAAATAATATCGTAAATCCCGGAGGAATAATTGGTATACAAAGTTCAATCATGGTACTTCCTTCATTTATTCCGAGAACTTCGGGAACTTCAATGGTCCTCCCGGCTGTTGCGCCCAGAACCTGATCGCCGTTAGGACAGCAGTTAGGACCAAGGCCGCCCAAAACGCTGGCACCAAGTACCTGGTTGTTTCCGTTAT
Protein-coding regions in this window:
- a CDS encoding GAF domain-containing protein; the protein is MGGGKKINVPDKDTFYRIMLVKLEGLLSSESDWLANLCNASALLFQNLDDINWAGFYLLKDGELVLGPFQGRTACTRIKPGKGVCGTAAYEKRSVLVENVHEFPGYIACDDASNSEIAVPIISNGYVMAVLDIDSPRFSRFDEMDEKYLKKFAEKLIMYIDLRKAI
- a CDS encoding aminotransferase class V-fold PLP-dependent enzyme codes for the protein MRKIYLDNASTSYPKPQCVIDTMVDFMKNIGCNPGRGGYEKSVESDRIVYDARKTINDFFNGPSSKNVIFTQNITMSLNTIMKGMFKKNWHIITTSMEHNSVMRPLRSLERERDLNVTVIKCSKEGFLNPDDIKNAITRFTRAVVMTHASNITGTILPAYEVGKICRENGLYFILDSAQTAGTLDIDFKKFNIDALAFTGHKSLLGPPGTGGFIISDFASEITSSLIEGGTGSESDMENQPEILPDKYEGGTLNTPGIASLKSGIDFIKKKTIDKIRRHEQNLTDIFLNGLSSIDGITVYGPRNPALQTGTVSINIKDMDPSEVSFILDSKYGIMTRSGLHCAPSAHKTIETFPKGTVRFSIGYFNTEDEIGYTLDAIREISDKN
- a CDS encoding aminotransferase class IV; the encoded protein is MEKEITGKYVISGDTIISTDEFDFNLTKKVPGVYEVIRIIDGVPLFFEKHMDRFASSAKLLGFDLKISDSSILSAIDRLVDKNSTPTGNIKIVINDLEKHSRKIYAFFIKHRYPTPDEISEGVPVILFNAERNNPNAKSTDLSIRNKINEAIKANNAYEALLVDRNNEITEGSKSNVFFLKANKIFTTPVETVLPGITREYVIDICKNLKLDLSESALRVCDIMEMDGLFLTGTSPQVLPISRVNNTSFGSAKSEIIKNIRIHYERIVNEYISSFNRR
- a CDS encoding transcriptional coactivator p15/PC4 family protein, with product MSDSFWDSEEEIKDIAIRGRENHLIIKRVEKNGTGYVDIRKFYTNDEGEPAPTRKGLSIPLEYIDDVIDALKEVKK
- a CDS encoding MgtC/SapB family protein, yielding MDYLGIILRLIISALAGALIGLEREHKNMPAGLRTNILVCMGSALVQIVNIEIFKQYRGITNVDPARFGAQVISGIGFLGAGTIIREGASIKGLTTAAGLWVVACIGIAIGNGSYFPGLLVAFLAYATLNLVKSIEKRITKRSPYFEVEMRMTNVPGQLGKLGKALGDMKININSIEIKENGKELITIYLNLYLPVNLDKQEVIRKLMCQDGVYSIDQL
- a CDS encoding L,D-transpeptidase, encoding MRLKGLAIIIMIALLIFSGCSPVKKVTPEDTEKKTSQEQTEERNDSTTLPEKSRMSDNDSKEDKTETDVVQAAEVKKGYFVRVDISEQKVYVFKDGKLIKSMVCSTGIPGKKDSETPVGSFSIDDNGKKRGEWFYSSEYKEGAKYFVGFIGTTFLFHSVPMDKNGNIIKEEADKLGTPASHGCIRLSLDDAKWFYTNIPSNTKLIIQK
- a CDS encoding phosphatidylglycerol lysyltransferase domain-containing protein, with amino-acid sequence MDFNGISFEDRHLFDGFEYLCSDYIFSYIYMYSDLYKLKLYHDDRTVIISQSVNSPVFYVPLGDTEYGVKLVVDYCKALGLAPIFVKVTEKYFELFDEFKFKLKEDRNSFDYVFKNSDLASYKGKKYRKQRNNLSNYLRTVRATYTDDIYNHIDECKAFTYKFYNNRKEIYNPTIKILGRAVDLGCRGGIVWDGPSIQGYCIYESISKDTALSHVELTDNTERGVHSFMIKNVSSDIDEDYINKEDDMGLPGLRRFKESYSPCFMIKKYIASK